In Agrobacterium vitis, the genomic stretch CTGGCCAACACCTCGGGGCGTTTTTCCCGGATGCCGGGGTTGCCGGAAAGCTTTCCCTTGGACTTGGCTGCCCGGATACCCGCCTTCGTTCGTTCGGAAATGAGCGCGCGTTCGAGCTGCGCCACGGCGCCGAGAACCTGAAGGGAAAACATTCCCTGCGGCGTCGACGTGTCGATGGGATCGCGCAGCGACCGGAAATGAGCGCCCTTCGCCGTCAGATCCTCGATCACCTCGAGCAGATGACTGACCGAGCGCGCCAGCCGATCAAGCCGTACAACAACAAGCGTGTCGCCAGCGCTAATCTCCCGAAGCAGTTTGGAGAGAGCAGGGCGGGCACGCGAGGCCCCGGATCCGTGTTCTTGGACGATCATATCGCACCCCGCCGATCGCAAGTCGATTTCCTGGGCTTCCGTCGCCTGCTCGTCCGTAGAGACGAGTGCATAGCCGATCAGCCGGCCCTGTGGTCGACGGGAAGCCCTGTTCTTGGTGTTT encodes the following:
- a CDS encoding recombinase family protein, with the translated sequence MAANTKNRASRRPQGRLIGYALVSTDEQATEAQEIDLRSAGCDMIVQEHGSGASRARPALSKLLREISAGDTLVVVRLDRLARSVSHLLEVIEDLTAKGAHFRSLRDPIDTSTPQGMFSLQVLGAVAQLERALISERTKAGIRAAKSKGKLSGNPGIREKRPEVLARMTAAQKAAYGDRIQASANQWLPTVRRMRPDHTWDDIARVLKQRGLEWTPERLRRAVKWMVSERMADPALLKKSLPRLPEDRLMTLVAGIHSSNPDLKLREIAVQLERLHERTPRGGSKWSPSSVKNLIDRARRSGLITEVDIAAAE